CAAAAGCTAATGACCTCGAACTGAAAATCTGAAAATTTTCTTTTGGCTCATCAAGATACATAGCCTTTATCAATAAGAAATAATAATAGGCGGAGATAGCGCTTGTCAGAACTCCAATAACAGCAAGCCAGTAAAGTTTTGCGTGGATGGCAACTGTAAAAATGTAAAACTTCCCGACAAACCCTGCAAGCGGAGGAATTCCCATCAGAGAGAGAAGGAAAATTGCCATTGTTGCCGCAAAAAACGGATTTGTTCTTGCCAGCCCTGTAAAATCAGAAATCTGGTCTCCCCTCTCGCTGTTTTTCCTCATCAGCAGAACCATTCCAAAGGCGCCAAGGTTCATGAATGTATAAACCAGCATATAGAACATAACCATACATACACTCATTTTCCCTGATTCGGTAAAAACAATTCCTGTCTTGTTTATCTCAATAAGCTCCCCCGCTGCAACAAGCCCTATAAGTCCGTAACCGGCGTGCGCTATGCTTGAATAAGCAAGGAGCCGCTTCACATTTGTCTGTGTAACTGCCATAATATTTCCAACAATCATTGTTGCTGCTGAAACAAGCCACAAAAGAATTGACCAGTCATCCTTGAGAGGTATTAGTCCGACTATAAAAACCCTAAGCAGCGCTGCAAAACCCGCAGCCTTAGGACCAACCGACATAAAAGCCGTCACTGAAGTCGGTGCTCCGTCATAAGCATCAGGACACCAGAGATGGAAAGGAACAGCTGCAATCTTGAAAGCAAACCCCGCTATCAGAAGCACAACTGCAAGGACCGTGGTTCTTGAAGTATCTCCTGTCAGGAGAGATTTCTGTATCTCTTCCAAATTGGTAGACCCTGTTTCTCCGTACAAAAGTGAAATGCCATAGAGAAGCACGCCTGATGTGAATGCACCAAGAACAAAATATTTAAGAGCCGCCTCATTTGACTTTAAATCATGTTTTAAAAATCCAACAAGAGCATAAACCGAGAGCGCCATGAGCTCAATCCCAAGATAGACTATCATCAGGTCATTCGCTGCTGCCATAACCATCATACCAAGAATTGAAAAAAGAAGGAGCGCATAATATTCCCCGAGATGAATCTTCTCCAGATTTATATAGGAAATTGAAAGCAGAATTGTAATTAGTCCAATAGCTATGAAAATAATTTTAAAAAAAAGAGCAAAAGGGTCGCAGACAAACATTCCTGAAAAAGTGGTTTCATTAACTCCAATCAGAGGCAGAGAGCTTATCAGGGAAGTCACCAGTCCGATTGCCGTTATCCAGGCAATTATGACTTTTCTGCTCTTTGAAACCACAAGGTCGGCAAGCAGTACAACCAGAGCAAGAACAGTAATAATAAGCTCAGGATAAAGAAGCGAAAGGTTGGGAATAAACTGATATATATCCACAGTCAATTACTCCTGACAGGGATTGAGTTCCTCCCAGAAAATCCCCCTAAATCCCCCTTTAACAAAGGGGGACTAAGGGGAATTGTACCTTTATCAAAAGAAGTATATTGGGTTTTATTCCTATTATCCTTTGTTTCCTTTGTTACTGTCAAAACTGGCAGGTTAGGGTCTCCTGACCCTAACTGTGGCGGAGTCTGGAGACCCCGCTCTATCTTTAGTTTTTGAGTAACTATAGTTGGAACAAAATTGGTTTTCTGCATTACTAAATCTTTTGCCTGAGCCTTGTACTCAGGATTTACCCTTTCAACAAGATGCTCAACAGAGCTTTCCATTATTTTAATGAATGGCTTCGGATAAATTCCTATCCAGAAAACAAAAACTACAAGAGGAACAATAGTCATCACTTCTCTGAAATTCAAATCCCTAAGATTGAAATTTTTGGGGTTCCATAACTTCCCGAAAAATACCCTTTGGTACATCCACAGCAGATACGTAGCCCCGAGTATTATTCCTATGCTTGCAACAGCTGCCCATACCCAGCCCAGATAGGGTGATTTAAAAACACCGACAAGAATCAGAAACTCCCCTATGAATCCATTCATTCCGGGTAATCCCATTGATGAGAGGAAAATAATAAGCGTCAGGGCTGAATATACCGGCATCTTTTCTGCTATCCCCCCGTATTCAGAAATTGTCCTGTCGTGCCTGCGCTCGTATATAAGACCAACAAGTAAAAATAATCCGCCTGTGCTGATACCGTGATTCACCATCTGGAGTATGCTCCCGAGGATTCCCTGCGGGTTTAAGGCAAAAAGACCTATCATGCAGAAGCCAAGGTGACTCACGCTTGAGTATGCTACAAGTTTTTTCATATCCTTCTGCGCAAGCGCCACCATTGCTCCGTAGATTATTCCAATAACAGAAAGAACCCCTACCATAGGAACAAAGTTACGGCTTGCCTCAGGAAACAGAGGAAGGCTGAATCTTACAAAACCGTATGTTCCAAGTTTCAGGAGGACCCCGGCAAGGATAACACTGCCTGCTGTCGGAGCATCAACGTGCGCATCAGGAAGCCATGTATGAAACGGAAACATTGGAACTTTTATTGCAAAGCCTATGAAGAAGGCAAGGAACAGCCAGAACTCCCAGGAGTAAGGGAGAGAATCCTGAAGAATTTTAAATAAATCAAAAGTATATTCATTCGGATTCAGGCTGTGATGGTTGAAAAAGAGAGCAAGAATTCCAAGAAGCAAAAAAAGACTTCCAAAAAGCGTGTAAAGGAAGAACTTTATTGCTGAGTACAGCCTCCTTCCTCCACCCCATACACCTATCAAGAAATACATTGGAACAAGCATCACTTCCCAGAAAACATAGAAAAGGAAAAAATCAAGGGCAAAGAAAACGCCAATCATCCCTGTCTGAAGCAAAAGCAGGAATATGTAATATTCCTTGATTCTCTCGGTGATTGCGGTCCAAGAAGAAAGAATTGCAAGAACACCAAGAATCGTTGTCATCAGAACAAGGAGAATGCTTATCCCGTCAACTCCGAAGAAATAAAGAACCTCAAGGTTCATGGATTTCACCTCAAACCAAGTAAACCTCTCAACAAACTGCATTTTATAAGTATCAGAGTTAAAATAAGGAAGCAGAAAGAAGGATAGAACCATATCTATTACTGCAACGATATTGGCAAAATATTTTATGAATGTCTCTTCCTTTTTTGGAACAAACATCAGCACAATGGCGCCAAGAAGAGGTATAAAAGTAATATAGGTCAGTATGGGAAACCCTATCTGATTGATATAAGAATAGGTATTATCTAAATATTCTGAATAACTCAAATCCATTCATTTACTCCTCAAAAATCTTAGTTCTGGTAAAAGCTGTAGAAACGAGTCTTTACCTGCCTGCCGGCAGGCAGGGACTCGTTAACAACAGACCTAAAGGTCTGTTTCTACAAATTAGATATTATATCTTTAATTTCTATCATTTAATTTCACAGTCTGTCTTATCTGAAAATCAAATAAAGGCTTACAAAAATAAATATTCCTGAAAGCATGATAAAAGCATATGTAGTTACAAACCCTGATTGCAGTTTCTTTCCTGCACGGCTGCTTGCTTTCACAATATATCCAATGCCGTTAACAGCACCATCAACAACATATTCATCCCACAGAAAGGAAAGAAAACTCGAACCAAGCGTGAAACCTGCTACCCCGTTGACAACTCCGTCAACACCCTTTTCATCCCATTTCCAAAGCCTTCTGGAAAAATTCTTGCATGGATTTATGATTATCTTCTCATAAATTTCATCAACATAATATTTATTAAGAAGTAGCTTATAAACAGATGAATATTTATTCTTAAAATTCTCAGCAATATGAGGAGAGATTATATAAAGTTTTTTTGCAAGAAGCATTCCTCCAATTGCTACAAGAACCGAGACTACCATCAGCGTCACTTCAAGACCAAATTTCTCATGCCCTCCGCTGTGAGGGGAATGATGTTCTCCGAAAATTGGAGAAAGAAAATTGTGGAACAGGTTTGCCCCCGGAATAAGAGGAATCCCGATAAACCCTCCAACAAGCGAGAATCCTCCAAGAATAGCAAGGGGTATTGTTATGTTGCTAGGGGATTCATGGAGGTGGTGCATTGCCTCGCGTGAAACACGTGAAGTGCCTCTGAAAACCATATTGACAAGCCGGAACATATAAAAGGAGGTCATGAATGCTGATGTTGCTCCTATGCCCCAGAGTATAAATCTGAGGTTGCCAAGCTGCTCTGCTGTAAAAGCCTTAAAAAGTATTTCATCCTTGCTGAAAAATCCTGCAAAGGGAGGAATACCTGCAATTGCAAGAGTTGCAAAAAGGAATGTCCAGTAGGTTCTTGGCATATGGCTCTTTAAATCTCCCATGTTTCTTATATCCTGCTCTCCGCTCAGGGCGTGAATAATGCTTCCTGAACCAAGGAAAAGACAGGCTTTGAAAAATCCGTGAGTCAGAAGATGAAAAATCCCTGCCCCGTATGCACCGACTCCGCACCCAAGAAACATATACCCGAGCTGGCTCACTGTTGAGTATGCCAGCACTTTCTTTATATCGTTCTGAACAAGCCCTATTGAGGCTGAAAAAATAGCTGTCGCTGCGCCGACAAAAGCCACAACAGCAAGTGAAAAAGGAGCAAGTTCAAAAAGATGATTGCATCTTGCCACCATATAGACACCGGCTGTAACCATTGTAGCAGCGTGGATGAGCGCGCTGACCGGTGTGGGACCTTCCATCGCGTCAGGAAGCCAGACATAGAGTGGTATCTGTGCAGATTTTCCGATTGCACCCACAAAAAGAGAGAGCGTAATAACTGTAACAAAAGTAAATCCGAAAATGGAAGTGGTTTTTAGAAGGAGGTCCTTGTGCTGTTCAATGGAACTGAAAACATCTGTATAGTCAACTGTGCCGAACACATAAAATATTGCCATCACAGCAAGGACAAAACCAAAGTCACCAATCCTGTTAACAATAAAAGCCTTTTTACCGGCATCAGCAGCAGATTTTTTTGTAAAGTAATAACCTATTAACAAATATGAACACAACCCGACTCCTTCCCATCCAACAAACATCAGGAGGAAGTTGTTGCCAAGTATCAGAATGAGCATTGAAAACATGAAAAGATTAAGATAAGTGAAAAAGCGGTAATATCCTTCCTCTCCATGCATATATCCTGTTGAATAGATATGTATGAGCATTCCTACAAATGTCACAAGGAAAAGCATCACACAGGAAAGCGGGTCAATCTGGAAACCAACTTCTGTCTTGAAATCAGAAGCAACTATCCAGTCAAAAAGCGTAAGCTCAAAGATATGGTTATGAGGAGGATTTAAAAAGATAAAATTTGCAATAACCCACAAAGCAACTGCACAGGATAAAATCACTGCACCGCATGCAACTGTATGAATCATCTTTTCTTTTTTTCTGTAACTGGGAATCAGCAACCCCAAAACTCCGTTTATCAGAGATCCAAGCGCAGGAAACAGGGGAACTAAGAATATTAATTCCATCTTCTCTTTTATCCTTTCAATTTTTCTAAACGTGGGGTTAGAAACCCCAGCCTATCGACCTGTCTGCCGACAGGCAGGTAAGCAGGACATTCTTGTCCCGCAAATTTTATCCTTTCAATAAACTATAATCATCAATATTAATGCTGTTCTTGTTTCTGTACATTGAGATAATGATAGCAAGCCCAATGGCTGCCTCAGAAGCAGCTACTGTTATTATCATAATTGCAAAAATCTGGCCTGTTACAGAACCAAAATAATATGAAAAGGCAATAAAGTTAATAGCTGCTGAATTGAGCATTAGCTCAATTGACATCAGGATTAAAATTGCATTCTTTCTTGTAAGAACTCCAACTGCGCCAACAATAAAAAGCACTGCACTTAAATAAAGATACCAATTCAACGGAATCAATTTACTACTCCTATCTTAAATTGATTACACAGATTTTAAAAAGATTACTCAGATTTTTTAATATAATCTGTGCAATCTGAATTTAATCTTTGTAGTCACAATAAATTAAATCTTCCTTTTACTCAGGACAATTGCTCCAATCATTGCAACAAGCAGCACTAATGAAACAAGCTCAAACGGAAAAAGAAATTTTGTATAAAGAACAGTGCCAATCTGCTCTGTATTGCCCATAA
This DNA window, taken from Candidatus Schekmanbacteria bacterium RIFCSPLOWO2_02_FULL_38_14, encodes the following:
- a CDS encoding NADH dehydrogenase, with protein sequence MDLSYSEYLDNTYSYINQIGFPILTYITFIPLLGAIVLMFVPKKEETFIKYFANIVAVIDMVLSFFLLPYFNSDTYKMQFVERFTWFEVKSMNLEVLYFFGVDGISILLVLMTTILGVLAILSSWTAITERIKEYYIFLLLLQTGMIGVFFALDFFLFYVFWEVMLVPMYFLIGVWGGGRRLYSAIKFFLYTLFGSLFLLLGILALFFNHHSLNPNEYTFDLFKILQDSLPYSWEFWLFLAFFIGFAIKVPMFPFHTWLPDAHVDAPTAGSVILAGVLLKLGTYGFVRFSLPLFPEASRNFVPMVGVLSVIGIIYGAMVALAQKDMKKLVAYSSVSHLGFCMIGLFALNPQGILGSILQMVNHGISTGGLFLLVGLIYERRHDRTISEYGGIAEKMPVYSALTLIIFLSSMGLPGMNGFIGEFLILVGVFKSPYLGWVWAAVASIGIILGATYLLWMYQRVFFGKLWNPKNFNLRDLNFREVMTIVPLVVFVFWIGIYPKPFIKIMESSVEHLVERVNPEYKAQAKDLVMQKTNFVPTIVTQKLKIERGLQTPPQLGSGDPNLPVLTVTKETKDNRNKTQYTSFDKGTIPLSPPLLKGDLGGFSGRNSIPVRSN
- a CDS encoding NADH-quinone oxidoreductase subunit K, producing MIPLNWYLYLSAVLFIVGAVGVLTRKNAILILMSIELMLNSAAINFIAFSYYFGSVTGQIFAIMIITVAASEAAIGLAIIISMYRNKNSINIDDYSLLKG
- a CDS encoding NADH-quinone oxidoreductase subunit L, translated to MELIFLVPLFPALGSLINGVLGLLIPSYRKKEKMIHTVACGAVILSCAVALWVIANFIFLNPPHNHIFELTLFDWIVASDFKTEVGFQIDPLSCVMLFLVTFVGMLIHIYSTGYMHGEEGYYRFFTYLNLFMFSMLILILGNNFLLMFVGWEGVGLCSYLLIGYYFTKKSAADAGKKAFIVNRIGDFGFVLAVMAIFYVFGTVDYTDVFSSIEQHKDLLLKTTSIFGFTFVTVITLSLFVGAIGKSAQIPLYVWLPDAMEGPTPVSALIHAATMVTAGVYMVARCNHLFELAPFSLAVVAFVGAATAIFSASIGLVQNDIKKVLAYSTVSQLGYMFLGCGVGAYGAGIFHLLTHGFFKACLFLGSGSIIHALSGEQDIRNMGDLKSHMPRTYWTFLFATLAIAGIPPFAGFFSKDEILFKAFTAEQLGNLRFILWGIGATSAFMTSFYMFRLVNMVFRGTSRVSREAMHHLHESPSNITIPLAILGGFSLVGGFIGIPLIPGANLFHNFLSPIFGEHHSPHSGGHEKFGLEVTLMVVSVLVAIGGMLLAKKLYIISPHIAENFKNKYSSVYKLLLNKYYVDEIYEKIIINPCKNFSRRLWKWDEKGVDGVVNGVAGFTLGSSFLSFLWDEYVVDGAVNGIGYIVKASSRAGKKLQSGFVTTYAFIMLSGIFIFVSLYLIFR